In Streptantibioticus cattleyicolor NRRL 8057 = DSM 46488, a genomic segment contains:
- a CDS encoding trypsin-like serine protease, whose translation MAVPAAAATLFLGGAGAFLAAPADAVAAPPPAPRVTPGHPTVPVAQLTGRVGNALKAAAKAAPKSPADNGRTATTAPAAPSSAGPSGTVDPKIIGGTTTAIGTAPWMAQLWYWDDRGTSDTGDDIGFFCGGTVISPTKILTAAHCVKGYDWHAHGSVLTGTAQTPTTDSAGTTDLHGGTASGVWRQWNDPSFDATTLDNDVAVLTLPNPVSAPTLKVTSAGDTASYRAGTQAQVYGWGRTTSTSQAVSTALRTATLPMNSDAICSAAFGGEYAPGHMVCAGNPATGQDAGTVAACNGDSGGPLVAGGRLVGVVSWGVEDCVAKGSFSVFTKVSSYLGRIEPRVDDADLNGDGLGDLFARTPAGTGYEYDSRRTGLNSRVPLGDWGGLTLVRQADLDRDGYQDFLTRDSGGTLYWEHFVPATGKWAVSRVGGGWNTMRFIAVPGDLTGDALPDLVAGDSSGNVWVYPGKGNGTFGARTKAGYGWNVYGANVVGRGDLTRDGRPDLLAQDASGNLWLHPGTGTTPAAFGARIKAGYGYHYTAYVAVGDLTGDGKADLVTRDPSGNLWLYRGTGSAKAPLAARTKLGYGWNVYDLFG comes from the coding sequence ATGGCCGTGCCCGCCGCTGCCGCGACGCTGTTCCTCGGCGGAGCGGGCGCCTTCCTCGCGGCGCCCGCGGACGCCGTCGCGGCCCCGCCGCCCGCCCCGCGCGTCACGCCGGGGCACCCGACCGTGCCGGTGGCCCAGCTCACCGGCCGGGTCGGCAACGCCCTGAAGGCCGCGGCCAAGGCGGCCCCCAAGTCCCCGGCGGACAACGGCCGGACGGCCACCACCGCCCCGGCCGCCCCCTCCTCCGCCGGCCCCTCCGGCACCGTCGATCCGAAGATCATCGGCGGCACCACCACCGCCATCGGCACCGCCCCGTGGATGGCCCAGCTGTGGTACTGGGACGACCGCGGCACCAGCGACACCGGTGACGACATCGGCTTCTTCTGCGGCGGCACCGTGATCTCGCCCACGAAGATCCTCACCGCCGCGCACTGCGTCAAGGGCTACGACTGGCACGCCCACGGCAGCGTCCTGACCGGCACCGCGCAGACCCCCACCACGGACTCCGCGGGCACCACCGACCTGCACGGCGGCACCGCCTCCGGGGTGTGGCGGCAGTGGAACGACCCGTCGTTCGACGCCACCACCCTCGACAACGACGTCGCCGTGCTCACCCTGCCCAACCCGGTCAGCGCCCCCACGCTGAAGGTGACCTCGGCCGGCGACACCGCCTCGTACCGGGCGGGCACCCAGGCCCAGGTCTACGGCTGGGGGCGGACCACCTCCACCAGCCAGGCCGTCTCCACCGCGCTGCGCACCGCGACGCTGCCGATGAACTCCGACGCCATCTGCTCGGCCGCGTTCGGCGGCGAGTACGCGCCCGGCCACATGGTCTGCGCCGGCAACCCGGCCACCGGCCAGGACGCCGGCACCGTCGCCGCCTGCAACGGCGACTCCGGCGGCCCGCTGGTGGCCGGCGGCCGGCTGGTCGGCGTGGTCTCCTGGGGCGTCGAGGACTGCGTGGCCAAGGGGTCGTTCAGCGTCTTCACCAAGGTCTCCTCCTACCTCGGCCGGATCGAACCGCGCGTCGACGACGCCGACCTCAACGGCGACGGCCTCGGCGACCTGTTCGCCCGCACCCCGGCCGGCACGGGGTACGAGTACGACTCCAGGCGCACCGGCCTCAACTCCCGTGTCCCGCTGGGCGACTGGGGCGGCCTCACCCTGGTCCGCCAGGCCGACCTCGACCGCGACGGCTACCAGGACTTCCTGACCCGCGACAGCGGCGGCACCCTGTACTGGGAGCACTTCGTGCCGGCCACCGGCAAGTGGGCGGTCTCCCGCGTCGGCGGCGGCTGGAACACCATGAGGTTCATCGCCGTCCCCGGCGACCTCACCGGCGACGCCCTGCCCGACCTGGTGGCCGGCGACTCCAGCGGCAACGTGTGGGTCTACCCGGGCAAGGGCAACGGCACCTTCGGCGCCCGTACCAAGGCCGGCTACGGCTGGAACGTCTACGGCGCCAACGTGGTCGGCCGCGGCGACCTGACCCGCGACGGCAGGCCCGACCTGCTCGCCCAGGACGCCTCCGGCAACCTGTGGCTCCACCCCGGCACCGGCACCACCCCGGCCGCCTTCGGCGCCCGGATCAAGGCCGGCTACGGCTACCACTACACCGCCTACGTCGCCGTCGGCGACCTCACCGGGGACGGCAAGGCCGACCTGGTGACCCGGGACCCCTCCGGCAACCTGTGGCTGTACCGGGGCACCGGCTCCGCCAAGGCGCCGCTGGCCGCCCGCACCAAGCTTGGCTACGGCTGGAACGTCTACGACCTCTTCGGCTGA
- a CDS encoding LCP family protein codes for MADDTRLTQGREERPERGAAGRGRGSHRRRRRRTGRRIAAWALAAVVVVGGSGVGYAYFRLNGNITGVDIDAQLGADRPADTDNGSQDILVLGSDSRAGRDSSYGRDDGGARSDTAMVVHVYPGHRKATVVSIPRDTLVDRPACRRPDGTTAPAATREMFNDAYSVGGPACAVKTVESMTGIRMDHYLEVDFAGFTRLIDALGGVPVTTTRAIHDPDSHLDLAPGRHTLDGTQALGLVRTRHGVGDGSDLGRIQLQQAFVKALIARTHDTGLLTDPARLYKVADTATKSLTTDSALASLTSLTGFARGLEHINSGDLDMVTMPVGYDPAAPERVVPLARQNQLLWAALKADKPVPAQVTQGPGTATGQAAGVVRH; via the coding sequence ATGGCGGACGACACCCGGCTCACGCAGGGACGCGAGGAGCGGCCGGAGCGCGGCGCCGCCGGCCGCGGTCGCGGCAGCCACCGCAGGCGCCGCCGGCGCACCGGCCGGCGGATCGCCGCCTGGGCGCTGGCCGCCGTGGTGGTGGTCGGCGGCAGCGGCGTCGGGTACGCCTACTTCCGGCTCAACGGCAACATCACCGGCGTCGACATCGACGCCCAGCTCGGCGCCGACCGCCCCGCCGACACCGACAACGGCTCCCAGGACATCCTGGTGCTCGGCTCCGACTCCCGGGCCGGACGGGACAGCTCCTACGGCCGCGACGACGGCGGCGCCCGCTCCGACACCGCCATGGTGGTCCACGTCTACCCCGGCCACCGCAAGGCCACCGTGGTCAGCATCCCCCGCGACACCCTGGTGGACCGGCCCGCCTGCCGGCGCCCGGACGGCACCACCGCCCCGGCCGCCACCCGGGAGATGTTCAACGATGCCTACTCGGTCGGCGGCCCGGCCTGCGCCGTCAAGACCGTGGAGTCGATGACCGGGATCCGCATGGACCACTACCTGGAGGTGGACTTCGCCGGCTTCACCCGGCTGATCGACGCCCTCGGCGGCGTCCCGGTCACCACCACCCGGGCCATCCACGATCCGGACAGCCATCTCGACCTCGCCCCCGGCCGCCACACCCTGGACGGCACCCAGGCGCTCGGCCTGGTGCGCACCCGGCACGGCGTCGGCGACGGCAGCGACCTGGGCCGCATCCAGCTCCAGCAGGCGTTCGTCAAGGCGCTCATCGCCCGCACCCACGACACCGGCCTGCTCACCGACCCGGCCCGGCTGTACAAGGTGGCCGACACCGCCACCAAGTCGCTCACCACCGACTCCGCGCTCGCCTCGCTGACCTCCCTGACCGGCTTCGCCCGCGGCCTGGAGCACATCAACTCCGGCGACCTCGACATGGTCACCATGCCGGTCGGCTACGACCCGGCCGCCCCGGAACGCGTCGTCCCGCTGGCGCGCCAGAACCAGCTGCTGTGGGCCGCGCTCAAGGCCGACAAGCCGGTCCCGGCCCAGGTCACCCAGGGTCCCGGCACCGCCACCGGACAGGCCGCCGGGGTGGTCCGCCACTGA
- the rpmE gene encoding 50S ribosomal protein L31 — MKREIHPEYVETQVTCTCGASFTTRSTKTDGAIRADVCSACHPFYTGKQKILDTGGRVARFEARFGKNAGSAKK, encoded by the coding sequence TTGAAGCGCGAGATCCACCCCGAGTACGTCGAGACCCAGGTCACCTGCACCTGCGGTGCCTCGTTCACCACCCGCAGCACCAAGACCGACGGCGCGATCCGTGCCGACGTGTGCTCGGCCTGCCACCCCTTCTACACCGGCAAGCAGAAGATCCTCGACACCGGCGGTCGCGTCGCCCGCTTCGAGGCCCGCTTCGGCAAGAACGCCGGTTCCGCCAAGAAGTAG
- the prfA gene encoding peptide chain release factor 1 yields the protein MFEAVEELIGEHADLEKRLADPAVHADQGEARRLNKRYAELTPIVGAYREWKQTGDDIETGRELAQDDPDFAAEVKQLEARREELTDRLRLLLVPRDPSDDKDVILEVKAGEGGEESALFAGDLLRMYLRYAERLGWKTEILDANASDLGGYKDVQVAVKARGTVEPGQGVWARLKYEGGVHRVQRVPATESQGRIHTSAAGVLVTPEAEEVEVEINTNDLRIDVYRSSGPGGQSVNTTDSAVRITHLPTGIVVSCQNEKSQLQNKEQAMRILRSRLLAAAQEEAEREASDARRSQVRTVDRSERIRTYNFPENRISDHRVGFKAYNLDQVLDGDLDAVIQACVDADSAAKLAAAQ from the coding sequence ATGTTCGAGGCGGTCGAGGAACTCATCGGCGAACACGCCGACCTCGAGAAGCGGCTTGCCGACCCGGCGGTCCACGCCGACCAGGGCGAGGCACGCCGGCTCAACAAGCGTTACGCCGAGCTGACCCCCATCGTCGGCGCCTACCGGGAGTGGAAGCAGACCGGCGACGACATCGAGACCGGCCGCGAACTCGCCCAGGACGATCCCGACTTCGCCGCCGAGGTCAAGCAGCTCGAAGCCCGCCGCGAGGAACTCACCGACCGTCTGCGGCTGCTGCTGGTCCCGCGCGACCCCAGCGACGACAAGGACGTGATCCTGGAGGTCAAGGCGGGCGAGGGCGGCGAGGAGTCCGCGCTCTTCGCCGGCGACCTGCTGCGGATGTACCTGCGGTACGCCGAACGGCTCGGCTGGAAGACCGAGATCCTCGACGCCAACGCCTCCGACCTCGGCGGCTACAAGGACGTGCAGGTCGCCGTGAAGGCCCGCGGCACCGTCGAGCCCGGCCAGGGCGTGTGGGCCAGGCTGAAGTACGAGGGCGGCGTCCACCGCGTCCAGCGGGTGCCCGCCACCGAGTCCCAGGGGCGCATCCACACCTCCGCCGCGGGCGTGCTCGTCACCCCCGAGGCCGAGGAGGTCGAGGTCGAGATCAACACGAACGACCTGCGGATCGACGTCTACCGCTCCTCCGGCCCCGGCGGCCAGTCGGTCAACACCACCGACTCCGCGGTGCGCATCACCCACCTGCCCACCGGCATCGTGGTCTCCTGCCAGAACGAGAAGAGCCAGCTGCAGAACAAGGAGCAGGCGATGCGCATCCTGCGCTCCCGGCTGCTGGCCGCCGCGCAGGAGGAGGCCGAGCGCGAGGCGTCCGACGCCCGCCGCAGCCAGGTGCGTACGGTGGACCGGTCGGAACGCATCCGGACCTACAACTTCCCCGAGAACCGCATCTCGGACCACCGGGTCGGCTTCAAGGCGTACAACTTGGACCAGGTGCTTGACGGAGACCTCGACGCGGTCATCCAGGCGTGCGTCGACGCCGACTCCGCGGCCAAGCTCGCCGCGGCCCAGTAA
- the prmC gene encoding peptide chain release factor N(5)-glutamine methyltransferase: MQPSPGERPANPRSLLLAEVAQATRRLADAGVPSPRFDAEELAAYVHGVKRGELHTVADADFDARYWEAVARRENREPLQHITGRAFFRFLELKVGPGVFVPRPETESVVGWAIDAVRAMDVAEPLIVDLCTGSGAIALALAQEVPRSRVHAVELDEGALHWTRQNVEGSRVVLHQGDALTALPELNGQVDLVVSNPPYIPLTEWEYVAPEARDHDPQLALFSGEDGLDTIRGIERTAHRLLRPGGLVVVEHADTQGGQVPWIFNEETGWADAADHRDLNNRPRFTTARKALP, encoded by the coding sequence GTGCAGCCGTCCCCCGGGGAACGTCCCGCGAACCCGCGATCGCTGCTGCTCGCCGAAGTGGCACAGGCCACCCGGCGGCTGGCGGACGCCGGTGTGCCCTCCCCCCGTTTCGACGCCGAGGAACTCGCCGCCTACGTGCACGGGGTCAAGCGCGGTGAGCTGCACACCGTCGCCGACGCCGACTTCGACGCGCGCTACTGGGAGGCGGTGGCCCGCCGGGAGAACCGCGAGCCGCTCCAGCACATCACCGGCCGCGCGTTCTTCCGCTTCCTGGAGCTGAAGGTCGGCCCCGGCGTCTTCGTACCGCGCCCGGAGACCGAGTCGGTGGTCGGCTGGGCGATAGACGCGGTGCGCGCGATGGACGTCGCCGAACCGCTCATCGTCGACCTGTGCACCGGCTCCGGGGCGATCGCGCTCGCCCTCGCCCAGGAGGTGCCCCGCTCCCGGGTGCACGCCGTCGAGCTGGACGAGGGCGCGCTGCACTGGACCCGGCAGAACGTCGAGGGCAGCCGGGTCGTCCTGCACCAGGGCGACGCGCTCACCGCGCTGCCGGAGCTCAACGGCCAGGTCGACCTGGTGGTGAGCAACCCGCCCTACATCCCGCTCACCGAGTGGGAGTACGTGGCCCCCGAGGCCCGCGACCACGACCCGCAGCTCGCCCTCTTCTCCGGCGAGGACGGCCTCGACACCATCCGCGGCATCGAACGCACCGCCCACCGGCTGCTGCGCCCCGGCGGCCTGGTGGTCGTCGAGCACGCCGACACCCAGGGCGGCCAGGTGCCGTGGATCTTCAACGAGGAGACCGGCTGGGCCGACGCCGCCGACCACCGGGACCTCAACAACAGGCCCAGGTTCACCACCGCGCGGAAGGCGCTGCCGTGA
- a CDS encoding L-threonylcarbamoyladenylate synthase: MARRYDCSEASDRATGLREAASAVRRGELVVLPTDTVYGVGADAFSTEAVGGLLTAKGRGRNMPSPVLIGSPNTLHGLVTDFSEQAWELVDAFWPGALTLVARHQPSLQWDLGDTRGTVAVRMPLHPVAIELLTETGPMAVSSANLTGHPSPQDCDAAQRMLGDAVSVYLDGGPTPAAVPSSIVDVTGKVPVLLRAGAISAEELRTVVPDLEERN; encoded by the coding sequence ATGGCACGGCGTTACGACTGCTCCGAGGCGTCCGACCGCGCCACCGGACTGCGCGAGGCCGCATCCGCGGTCCGCCGCGGCGAGCTCGTCGTGCTGCCCACCGACACGGTGTACGGCGTCGGCGCCGACGCCTTCAGCACCGAGGCGGTCGGCGGCCTGCTGACGGCCAAGGGCCGCGGTCGCAACATGCCCTCGCCGGTGCTCATCGGCTCGCCCAACACCCTGCACGGCCTGGTCACCGACTTCTCCGAGCAGGCGTGGGAACTGGTCGACGCCTTCTGGCCCGGCGCGCTCACCCTGGTCGCCCGCCACCAGCCGTCGCTCCAGTGGGACCTGGGCGACACCCGCGGCACGGTGGCCGTCCGCATGCCGCTGCACCCGGTGGCCATCGAACTGCTCACCGAGACCGGCCCGATGGCGGTCTCCAGCGCCAACCTCACCGGCCACCCGTCCCCGCAGGACTGCGACGCCGCCCAGCGGATGCTCGGCGACGCCGTCTCGGTCTATCTCGACGGCGGCCCCACCCCGGCCGCGGTGCCCTCGTCCATCGTGGACGTGACCGGCAAGGTCCCGGTGCTGCTGCGGGCCGGCGCGATCAGCGCCGAGGAGCTGCGCACCGTCGTACCGGACCTTGAGGAGAGGAATTGA
- a CDS encoding arsenate reductase/protein-tyrosine-phosphatase family protein has product MTSPAEWGIPDAETAAEADRFRVLYVCTGSVCRSPIAERLTRLELDRRLGAGADRIALASAGTWGHVGAPMEAHAATVLTEYGADPDGFYGRELLDEHVIEADLVLTATRDHRAQVISMGHAAGLRTFTLKEFTRLVRAIDPATLPEGGVVERARALVRAAAALRGWLQAPSAEADEVYDPYGGPVTVFRHIGAEIHSALDPVVTALTGVPARH; this is encoded by the coding sequence TTGACCAGCCCCGCCGAGTGGGGCATACCGGACGCGGAGACGGCAGCGGAGGCAGACCGGTTCCGCGTCCTGTACGTCTGTACCGGCAGTGTGTGCCGTTCGCCGATCGCCGAACGGCTCACCCGGCTGGAGCTCGACCGCAGGCTCGGCGCCGGCGCCGACCGGATCGCCCTGGCCAGCGCCGGCACCTGGGGCCACGTCGGGGCGCCCATGGAGGCCCACGCCGCCACCGTGCTCACCGAGTACGGCGCCGACCCGGACGGCTTCTACGGCCGGGAACTCCTCGACGAACACGTCATCGAGGCCGACCTGGTGCTCACCGCCACCCGTGACCACCGCGCCCAGGTGATCTCCATGGGCCACGCGGCGGGCCTGCGCACCTTCACGCTCAAGGAGTTCACCCGGCTGGTGCGGGCCATCGACCCGGCGACGCTGCCCGAGGGCGGCGTGGTGGAACGGGCCCGCGCGCTGGTGCGGGCCGCCGCCGCGCTGCGCGGCTGGCTCCAGGCGCCCAGCGCGGAGGCCGACGAGGTCTACGACCCGTACGGCGGCCCGGTCACCGTCTTCCGGCACATCGGCGCCGAGATCCACAGCGCCCTGGACCCGGTGGTGACCGCGCTCACCGGCGTCCCCGCGCGCCACTGA
- a CDS encoding serine hydroxymethyltransferase: protein MTVAGTSPHASTRATPWTAGAEALRRQDPELAGVLLAEYERQTSRLQLVAAENFASPAVLAALGSPLANKYAEGYPGQRHHGGCELVDMAERLAVERACALFGAEHANVQPYSGSAAVLAAYAALLVPGDTVLAMALPHGGHLTHGSPANFSGRWFDFAGYGVREDTGLIDYDEVRELARNRRPKAIVAGAIAYPRHIDYAAFREIADEVDAYLIVDAAHTLGLVAGGAAPSPVPYADVVCATTHKTLRGPRGGLVLCGRRLARRIDRAVFPFTQGGPQMHTIAATAVALGEAATPAFRGYARQVVANARALAAALAAQGAPPQTGGTDTHLITADVTPLGVGGPAARGRCAAARIVLDKCPLPKDAPAPRDCSGIRLGTAAVTTQGMREPEMARIGDLLGRALRGDASAGGEVAELVAGFPPYRDEVPPFREM, encoded by the coding sequence ATGACGGTTGCCGGAACAAGCCCACACGCGAGCACCCGGGCGACGCCCTGGACCGCCGGCGCCGAGGCGCTGCGCCGCCAGGACCCCGAGCTGGCCGGCGTGCTGCTGGCCGAGTACGAACGCCAGACCAGCCGGCTGCAACTGGTGGCCGCGGAGAACTTCGCCTCGCCCGCCGTGCTGGCCGCCCTCGGCTCCCCGCTGGCCAACAAGTACGCCGAGGGCTACCCGGGCCAGCGCCACCACGGCGGCTGCGAACTGGTCGACATGGCCGAGCGGTTGGCCGTTGAACGGGCCTGTGCGCTCTTCGGGGCCGAGCACGCGAACGTCCAGCCGTACTCCGGCTCCGCGGCCGTCCTGGCGGCGTACGCGGCCCTTCTGGTGCCCGGTGACACCGTGCTGGCCATGGCGCTGCCGCACGGCGGCCACCTGACGCACGGCAGCCCGGCCAACTTCTCCGGCCGCTGGTTCGACTTCGCCGGCTACGGGGTGCGCGAGGACACCGGGCTGATCGACTACGACGAGGTCCGCGAACTCGCCCGCAACCGGCGCCCCAAGGCGATCGTGGCCGGCGCCATCGCCTACCCCCGCCACATCGACTACGCCGCCTTCCGGGAGATCGCCGACGAGGTGGACGCCTACCTGATCGTGGACGCCGCCCACACCCTGGGCCTGGTGGCCGGCGGCGCGGCGCCCAGCCCGGTGCCGTACGCGGACGTGGTCTGCGCCACCACCCACAAGACGCTGCGCGGGCCGCGCGGCGGACTGGTGCTGTGCGGCCGGCGGCTCGCCCGCCGCATCGACCGGGCGGTCTTCCCGTTCACCCAGGGCGGCCCCCAGATGCACACCATCGCGGCGACCGCGGTGGCGCTGGGGGAGGCGGCCACCCCGGCGTTCCGCGGCTACGCCCGCCAGGTGGTGGCCAACGCCCGGGCGCTCGCCGCCGCCCTCGCCGCGCAGGGCGCCCCGCCGCAGACCGGCGGCACCGACACCCACCTGATCACCGCCGACGTCACCCCGCTCGGCGTCGGCGGTCCGGCCGCCCGGGGCCGGTGCGCGGCGGCCCGGATCGTGCTCGACAAGTGCCCGCTGCCCAAGGACGCGCCGGCCCCGCGGGACTGCTCCGGGATCCGGCTGGGCACCGCCGCGGTGACCACCCAGGGCATGCGGGAGCCCGAGATGGCCCGGATCGGCGACCTGCTCGGCCGGGCGCTGCGCGGGGACGCCTCGGCGGGCGGCGAGGTGGCCGAACTGGTCGCCGGTTTCCCCCCGTACCGGGACGAAGTTCCCCCGTTCCGGGAGATGTGA
- a CDS encoding MraY family glycosyltransferase: protein MREYLLTLCVAAAVTYLLTGPVRKFAIAAGAMPEIRARDVHREPTPRLGGIAMFGGLCAGLLVASRLDNLSDVFKLSNEPRALLSGAGLIWLLGVLDDKWGVDALIKLGGQMIAAGVMVMQGLTILWLPVPGIGAVSLSPMQSTLLTVALVVITINAVNFVDGLDGLASGMVCIAAIAFFMYAYRMWFGYGMENAAPATLFSAVLIGMCLGFLPHNIHPARIFMGDSGSMLIGLVMAASAISVTGQVDPAIITNSTGSVRDAVHAMVPVYIPLLLPLTLIAIPMADLVLAIVRRTWNGQSPFAADRGHLHHRLLEIGHSHSRAVLIMYFWSALIAFGTVAFSARSSSLWILLVVVALSAVGLVVLLLPRFRPRVPAWAESFVPPRYRHSARRAARAAAREEGAGSGTEVDPRLEAEAEAAVQAALKENPAAVAGLHGATAIGDRSRLPDRRQVSGAR, encoded by the coding sequence GTGCGCGAATACCTGCTGACCCTGTGCGTCGCAGCGGCCGTCACCTATCTGCTGACCGGGCCGGTGCGGAAGTTCGCCATCGCCGCGGGCGCCATGCCGGAGATCCGGGCCCGTGACGTGCACCGGGAGCCGACGCCCCGGCTGGGCGGGATCGCCATGTTCGGCGGGTTGTGCGCCGGGCTGCTGGTCGCCTCCCGGCTGGACAACCTCAGCGACGTCTTCAAGCTCTCCAACGAGCCGCGCGCACTGCTGTCCGGCGCCGGGTTGATCTGGCTGCTGGGCGTCCTCGACGACAAGTGGGGCGTGGACGCCCTGATCAAGCTGGGCGGCCAGATGATCGCGGCCGGCGTGATGGTGATGCAGGGGCTCACCATCCTGTGGCTGCCGGTGCCGGGCATCGGCGCGGTCTCGCTCAGCCCGATGCAGTCCACCCTGCTCACCGTGGCGCTGGTGGTGATCACCATCAACGCGGTCAACTTCGTCGACGGCCTGGACGGCCTCGCCTCCGGCATGGTGTGCATCGCCGCCATCGCGTTCTTCATGTACGCGTACCGGATGTGGTTCGGGTACGGGATGGAGAACGCCGCCCCCGCGACCCTGTTCAGCGCCGTGCTGATCGGGATGTGCCTGGGGTTCCTGCCGCACAACATCCACCCCGCCCGGATCTTCATGGGCGACTCCGGCTCGATGCTGATCGGGCTGGTGATGGCGGCCTCGGCGATCTCCGTCACCGGTCAGGTGGACCCGGCGATCATCACCAACAGCACCGGTTCGGTGCGTGACGCGGTGCACGCGATGGTGCCGGTGTACATCCCGCTGCTGCTGCCGCTGACGCTGATCGCGATCCCCATGGCCGACCTGGTGCTGGCGATCGTGCGGCGCACCTGGAACGGCCAGTCGCCGTTCGCCGCCGACCGCGGTCACCTGCACCACCGGCTGCTGGAGATCGGCCACTCGCACAGCCGGGCGGTGCTGATCATGTACTTCTGGTCGGCGCTGATCGCCTTCGGCACGGTGGCCTTCTCGGCGCGCTCCTCCAGCCTGTGGATTCTGCTGGTGGTGGTGGCGTTGAGCGCGGTCGGACTGGTGGTGCTGCTGCTGCCGCGGTTCCGGCCGAGGGTGCCGGCCTGGGCGGAGTCGTTCGTGCCGCCGCGTTACCGGCACAGCGCCCGGCGGGCCGCGCGGGCCGCCGCCCGGGAGGAGGGTGCCGGATCCGGCACCGAGGTCGACCCGCGGCTGGAGGCGGAGGCCGAGGCCGCGGTGCAGGCGGCGCTGAAGGAGAACCCGGCCGCGGTGGCCGGACTCCACGGCGCCACCGCCATCGGCGACCGCTCCCGGCTGCCCGACCGGCGACAGGTCAGCGGCGCCCGCTGA
- the atpB gene encoding F0F1 ATP synthase subunit A, which translates to MLASETSCHLFSGCGFPAPGLQNFVFKPIFSIGSFHFNKPMLLALLSTIIVVGFFWAAFNKPKLVPGKLQMIGEAGYDFVRRGVVYETLGKKEGEKYVPLIVSLFFFVWIMNLWSIIPVAQFPVTSIIAFPAGLAAVVYITWMTLTFKKNGFVGGLKNLTGYDKSLGGILPLVVVLEFFSNVLVRPFTHAVRLFANMFAGHLLLLMFTIASWYLFNGIGIAYAGVSFIMTILLTAFEMFIQAVQAYVFVLLTATYIQGALAKHH; encoded by the coding sequence ATGCTCGCCTCCGAGACCAGCTGCCACCTTTTCAGTGGGTGTGGCTTCCCCGCCCCCGGCCTTCAGAACTTCGTCTTCAAGCCGATCTTCAGCATTGGCAGCTTCCACTTCAACAAGCCGATGCTCCTCGCGCTGCTGTCCACGATCATCGTGGTCGGGTTCTTCTGGGCGGCCTTCAACAAGCCCAAACTGGTGCCGGGCAAGCTGCAGATGATCGGTGAGGCGGGCTACGACTTCGTACGCCGCGGCGTCGTCTACGAGACCCTCGGCAAGAAGGAGGGCGAGAAGTACGTTCCGCTGATCGTCTCGCTCTTCTTCTTCGTCTGGATCATGAACCTGTGGTCGATCATCCCGGTCGCCCAGTTCCCGGTGACGTCGATCATCGCCTTCCCGGCGGGGCTCGCCGCGGTCGTCTACATCACGTGGATGACGCTGACGTTCAAGAAGAACGGGTTCGTCGGCGGTCTGAAGAACCTCACCGGTTACGACAAGTCGCTCGGCGGCATCCTGCCGCTCGTCGTGGTGCTGGAGTTCTTCTCCAACGTCCTGGTGCGGCCATTCACCCACGCGGTCCGGCTCTTCGCCAACATGTTCGCGGGCCACCTGCTCCTGCTGATGTTCACCATCGCGAGCTGGTACCTGTTCAACGGGATCGGCATCGCCTACGCGGGCGTCTCGTTCATCATGACCATCCTGCTGACCGCCTTCGAGATGTTCATCCAGGCCGTCCAGGCGTACGTCTTCGTGCTGTTGACCGCGACCTACATCCAGGGCGCGCTCGCCAAGCACCACTGA
- the atpE gene encoding ATP synthase F0 subunit C, translating into MSALANLAAVDIHGSLSSLGYGLAAIGPGVGVGIIFGNGTQALARQPEAAGLIRANQILGFAFCEALALIGIVMPFVYGK; encoded by the coding sequence ATGTCCGCTCTCGCGAACCTCGCCGCTGTCGACATCCACGGCTCGCTCAGCTCCCTCGGCTACGGCCTCGCCGCCATCGGCCCGGGCGTCGGCGTCGGCATCATCTTCGGTAACGGCACTCAGGCGCTGGCCCGTCAGCCCGAGGCGGCCGGCCTGATCCGCGCCAACCAGATCCTCGGCTTCGCGTTCTGCGAGGCGCTGGCCCTGATCGGCATCGTCATGCCGTTCGTGTACGGCAAGTGA